One region of Eubacterium sp. 1001713B170207_170306_E7 genomic DNA includes:
- a CDS encoding dihydroxyacetone kinase subunit DhaK encodes MTMKRLINDPYDVVEEMVEGYVKAHDRYVKMCDLEEAQGRVVVTKDAGTKDKVGVVIGGGSGHEPLFIGYVGENFADGVVIGNINTSPSPDPCYAAAKAVDNGKGVIYLYGNYAGDVMNFDMGAEKADEEDDIRVETVLVTDDVVSSENIPDRRGIAGDFFVFKAAGAKAAMGADLDAVVAAASKCNDNTRSMGVAMSSATLPSKGGPIFDMEDGDMEIGMGIHGEPGVRRGKIEPADAVIDEIMDPILKDLPYEAGDEVYVLVNSLGATPVLDLHICYRRVAQILEEKGIKVHRALVGPFACSMDMAGMSVTLCKLDDELKELLDYPCDTPYFTQV; translated from the coding sequence ATGACAATGAAACGTTTGATCAACGATCCCTATGACGTAGTGGAAGAAATGGTGGAAGGATATGTCAAAGCACATGACCGCTATGTAAAAATGTGCGACCTTGAGGAAGCACAGGGCCGTGTCGTTGTGACAAAGGATGCTGGAACAAAAGACAAGGTTGGCGTTGTTATCGGCGGTGGCTCCGGTCATGAACCGCTGTTCATCGGTTATGTCGGTGAAAATTTTGCAGATGGCGTTGTAATTGGTAACATCAATACCTCTCCTTCTCCGGACCCATGCTACGCAGCCGCTAAGGCAGTTGACAACGGCAAGGGCGTTATCTACTTATATGGTAACTACGCAGGCGACGTGATGAACTTTGACATGGGCGCGGAAAAAGCCGATGAAGAAGACGATATCCGTGTTGAAACCGTTCTGGTAACAGACGATGTTGTTTCCTCAGAAAATATCCCGGACCGCCGTGGTATCGCAGGTGACTTCTTCGTATTCAAGGCTGCCGGCGCGAAAGCTGCCATGGGCGCAGACCTGGATGCTGTTGTCGCTGCCGCTTCAAAATGTAATGACAATACCCGCAGCATGGGCGTTGCCATGTCTTCCGCTACCTTACCGTCTAAGGGCGGCCCGATCTTCGACATGGAAGACGGCGACATGGAAATCGGTATGGGGATCCACGGCGAACCTGGTGTCAGAAGAGGCAAGATCGAACCGGCTGACGCAGTAATCGACGAAATCATGGACCCAATCCTGAAAGACCTGCCATACGAAGCTGGCGATGAAGTTTACGTGCTGGTAAACAGCCTGGGTGCAACACCAGTTCTTGACTTACACATCTGCTACAGACGTGTTGCCCAGATCCTGGAAGAAAAAGGCATCAAGGTTCACAGAGCCTTAGTTGGTCCTTTCGCCTGCTCCATGGATATGGCTGGTATGTCCGTAACCTTATGTAAGCTGGACGACGAACTGAAGGAATTATTAGACTACCCATGTGACACACCTTACTTCACACAGGTATAA
- a CDS encoding DUF2148 domain-containing protein: MICHSQDAETSGILHVAQGMCVAARTAPKARGIDHIDACYLTGGEKETLAAEMDRLGKAQELAFFIRDAQNVRDSAAVVLIGASLGQRGLNEACRYCHYQNCAECASQNGVCAFDPMDLGIALGSAVSVAAAAHVDNRIMFSVGKAAISLGCLGEEMSMVLGIPLSAKGKSPYFDRG; this comes from the coding sequence ATGATTTGTCATTCTCAGGATGCTGAGACATCCGGTATTCTTCACGTGGCCCAGGGCATGTGTGTGGCGGCCCGCACGGCGCCTAAGGCAAGGGGGATCGACCATATCGACGCCTGTTACCTGACCGGCGGCGAAAAGGAGACGCTGGCGGCTGAAATGGACCGTCTGGGCAAGGCGCAGGAGCTCGCCTTTTTTATCCGCGACGCGCAGAATGTGCGTGACAGCGCCGCCGTGGTGCTCATCGGCGCCAGCCTTGGCCAGCGCGGCCTGAACGAGGCCTGCCGGTACTGCCATTATCAGAACTGCGCCGAGTGCGCCAGCCAGAACGGCGTCTGTGCCTTTGACCCCATGGATCTGGGCATCGCCCTGGGCTCAGCCGTGAGCGTGGCTGCGGCAGCCCATGTGGACAACCGCATCATGTTCTCGGTGGGCAAGGCGGCCATCTCCTTAGGCTGTCTGGGCGAAGAAATGTCCATGGTGCTGGGGATTCCCCTTTCCGCCAAAGGCAAATCGCCCTATTTTGACCGCGGCTGA
- a CDS encoding triose-phosphate isomerase codes for MFLGTNWKMNKTTAEGLAYTDALTDIIARYPEFEFFIIPPYVQLWKIRELIDSKKSTLKLGAQNVHYEDAGQFTGEISPTQLKEIGVDILEIGHSERRQYFNETDYTVNLKTLAALKHGFTPLVCIGDSLQDKKYGVSKEVLARQLKIALHDVPAEAIGKFWVAYEPVWAIGVNGIPAEAPLVNDIHNHLRDVTVELYGEAGREIPLLFGGSVNIDNAKQYAPFENVNGLFIGRSAWQPDTFEAIMKSLHETLA; via the coding sequence ATGTTTTTAGGAACAAACTGGAAAATGAATAAGACAACCGCTGAGGGGTTGGCTTATACGGACGCGCTGACGGACATCATCGCCAGATACCCGGAATTTGAATTTTTCATTATTCCGCCCTATGTACAGCTCTGGAAAATCCGTGAGCTCATCGACTCTAAAAAATCAACTTTAAAACTGGGCGCCCAAAACGTGCACTACGAGGACGCCGGACAGTTTACCGGAGAGATCTCTCCAACCCAGCTAAAGGAAATCGGCGTGGACATCCTGGAAATCGGCCACAGCGAACGCCGCCAGTACTTTAACGAGACCGACTATACCGTCAATCTCAAAACCCTTGCCGCCTTAAAGCACGGCTTTACCCCGCTTGTCTGCATCGGCGACAGCCTGCAGGACAAGAAATACGGTGTGTCCAAGGAGGTGCTGGCCCGCCAGCTCAAGATCGCCCTGCACGATGTACCCGCAGAGGCCATCGGCAAATTCTGGGTCGCCTACGAACCGGTCTGGGCCATTGGCGTGAACGGGATTCCCGCAGAAGCACCTTTGGTGAACGACATCCACAACCACTTGCGGGACGTCACGGTTGAGCTCTATGGCGAAGCCGGGCGTGAAATTCCGCTGCTGTTCGGCGGCAGCGTCAACATTGACAACGCAAAACAGTACGCGCCTTTTGAAAATGTCAACGGCCTGTTCATCGGCAGAAGCGCCTGGCAGCCGGACACCTTCGAGGCGATCATGAAATCTTTACATGAAACTCTGGCATAA
- a CDS encoding GyrI-like domain-containing protein, producing the protein MTANKMDYKKEYKNLYMPGKKPVHIAVPEIAFILVDGMGAPESPCYQNALSALYALSFGIKMRKMKGELPAGYFEYVVPPLEGLWWGVSDDRNDWQWTSMIRQPEFVTPELYEAVLSESREKKPEIDFESVRFRTFDEGDCVQIMHAGPYADEGRSFDELAAFMEAEGLARRPGWEQKHHEIYLSDPRRTKPERLKTVLRIPV; encoded by the coding sequence ATGACTGCAAACAAGATGGATTATAAAAAAGAATACAAGAATTTATACATGCCTGGAAAGAAGCCTGTCCACATCGCCGTGCCGGAGATTGCCTTTATCCTGGTGGACGGCATGGGCGCGCCGGAGAGCCCATGCTATCAGAACGCGCTGAGCGCCCTGTACGCCCTCAGCTTTGGCATTAAGATGCGCAAGATGAAGGGCGAGCTGCCAGCGGGCTATTTTGAATACGTTGTGCCGCCTCTGGAGGGCCTGTGGTGGGGCGTATCGGACGACCGGAACGACTGGCAGTGGACGTCCATGATCCGCCAGCCGGAATTTGTGACGCCTGAGCTGTACGAAGCCGTGCTTTCAGAGAGCAGGGAGAAAAAGCCGGAGATTGATTTCGAAAGCGTCCGGTTTCGGACCTTTGACGAGGGAGACTGCGTCCAGATCATGCACGCCGGCCCTTACGCGGACGAGGGACGCTCCTTTGACGAGCTGGCCGCCTTTATGGAAGCCGAGGGCCTGGCCCGCCGTCCGGGCTGGGAGCAGAAGCATCATGAAATCTACCTCTCCGATCCGCGCCGGACCAAACCCGAACGGCTGAAAACCGTGCTGCGCATCCCGGTATGA
- a CDS encoding DUF302 domain-containing protein, translated as MKTQHYDGSRLCLYAGQLSVDETVKRLEAILREKHIPVFAKFDHALNAKKVGLDLHPTTVLVFGSPQVGTGLMQENQSISLDLPLRIAVWEDEAGSTWLAFPKTAKIAEAYGLEDHPAVPKMEALMENLVQAAARP; from the coding sequence ATGAAAACACAGCACTACGACGGCAGCCGCCTCTGCCTCTACGCAGGCCAGCTTTCGGTCGATGAGACCGTAAAGCGGCTGGAGGCCATCCTCCGGGAAAAGCATATTCCAGTGTTCGCCAAATTTGACCACGCCCTCAACGCAAAAAAGGTGGGGCTTGATCTGCACCCTACCACGGTGCTGGTCTTTGGGTCGCCACAGGTGGGCACCGGGCTCATGCAGGAGAACCAGAGCATTTCCCTTGATCTGCCGCTGCGCATCGCTGTCTGGGAGGACGAGGCTGGAAGCACCTGGCTGGCTTTTCCAAAAACCGCAAAGATAGCTGAGGCCTACGGCCTGGAGGACCATCCGGCAGTGCCCAAAATGGAAGCCCTGATGGAAAACCTGGTTCAAGCGGCCGCCAGGCCCTAG
- a CDS encoding RpiB/LacA/LacB family sugar-phosphate isomerase, whose product MRIAIDCDDAAFDFKDAIYEHLKSEGYDITDLKYSADHDCDYPDIAFNLAEKVADKTYDRGIIICGTGLGVAMMANKVPGAFAGTCHDTFAAERLAKSNDANIITMGARCIGVELGKMIVDAYMKSEFAGGGSTKKVERMRELEKTYMK is encoded by the coding sequence ATGAGAATTGCTATTGATTGTGATGATGCTGCTTTTGATTTCAAGGATGCGATCTACGAACATTTAAAAAGCGAAGGTTACGACATTACGGACTTAAAATATTCTGCTGACCACGACTGCGATTACCCGGACATTGCTTTTAATCTGGCTGAAAAGGTAGCAGACAAAACCTATGACAGAGGGATCATCATCTGCGGCACCGGCCTTGGCGTTGCCATGATGGCCAACAAGGTACCAGGCGCTTTCGCAGGCACCTGCCATGATACCTTTGCCGCTGAACGTCTGGCAAAATCCAACGATGCCAACATCATTACCATGGGCGCGCGCTGCATCGGTGTTGAGCTCGGCAAAATGATCGTTGACGCTTACATGAAGAGTGAATTTGCCGGCGGCGGCTCAACCAAAAAGGTTGAACGCATGCGCGAGCTTGAAAAAACCTACATGAAATAA
- a CDS encoding glycosyltransferase family 2 protein — protein MGLITIVVPCYNEEAVLPAFYSAVCQALASFPASETFELLFVDDGSADRTLSLIRGFAEQDSRVRYLSFSRNFGKEAAIYAGLQHARGSLVALMDADLQDPPDYLLRMYRAIAAEGYDCAAARRVSRKGEPKIRSFLARRFYGIMHKIGSADIVDGARDYRMMTRPVVDAILSVTEYNRFSKGIFSWVGFKTKWLEYENIERAAGETKWSVWKLFKYSVEGITAFSVAPLALASFGGMALCGVAVIAILFIIIRQLLYGGSAFGWPSLACIVIFIGGIQLLCVGILGQYLAKTYLEVKERPVYIVREASGEKDVKQG, from the coding sequence ATGGGTTTAATCACCATCGTGGTCCCCTGTTATAATGAGGAAGCAGTACTTCCGGCCTTTTATTCAGCCGTCTGTCAGGCCCTTGCGTCCTTTCCGGCGTCCGAGACCTTTGAGCTTCTGTTTGTGGACGACGGCTCCGCCGACCGCACCCTGTCCCTGATCCGCGGCTTCGCAGAGCAGGACAGCCGGGTGCGCTACCTGTCCTTCTCCCGCAATTTTGGCAAGGAGGCCGCCATCTACGCGGGGCTTCAACACGCCCGTGGAAGCCTGGTGGCCCTGATGGACGCCGATCTGCAGGACCCGCCGGATTATCTGCTCAGGATGTACCGCGCCATTGCAGCAGAGGGCTATGACTGTGCGGCGGCCAGGCGGGTGAGCCGCAAGGGCGAGCCGAAAATCCGCTCCTTTCTGGCCAGACGCTTCTACGGGATCATGCACAAAATCGGGAGCGCCGATATTGTGGACGGCGCCCGGGATTACCGCATGATGACAAGGCCGGTCGTCGACGCCATCCTCAGCGTGACCGAGTACAACCGGTTTTCAAAGGGCATCTTCAGCTGGGTGGGCTTTAAGACCAAATGGCTGGAGTACGAAAACATCGAGCGCGCCGCCGGAGAGACCAAGTGGTCGGTCTGGAAGCTGTTCAAATACTCGGTGGAGGGCATCACCGCTTTTTCCGTGGCCCCTCTGGCCCTGGCCTCCTTCGGAGGAATGGCCCTGTGCGGCGTGGCTGTTATCGCCATTCTGTTCATCATTATCCGCCAGCTGCTCTACGGCGGCTCCGCCTTTGGCTGGCCCTCCCTGGCCTGCATCGTCATCTTCATCGGCGGCATCCAGCTGCTCTGCGTAGGCATTCTGGGCCAGTACCTGGCCAAAACCTACCTGGAGGTCAAGGAGCGCCCGGTTTATATTGTGCGGGAAGCGTCCGGAGAAAAGGACGTGAAACAGGGCTGA
- the dhaM gene encoding dihydroxyacetone kinase phosphoryl donor subunit DhaM, whose product MAGTGVVIVSHSAKLAEGLAEIVEEMNDGSVKIKAAGGADGGRIGTSAIRIQDAIESLEDCSNILIYADMGSSIISAETAIDLLDDDLQEKVHMVDCPIVEGAFAGVVQATITDDPEEIMNVSKSAKELCKC is encoded by the coding sequence ATGGCAGGTACAGGTGTTGTAATCGTTTCTCACAGTGCAAAGCTGGCAGAAGGTCTGGCAGAAATTGTCGAAGAAATGAACGATGGTAGTGTAAAAATCAAAGCGGCAGGCGGCGCAGACGGCGGAAGAATCGGAACCAGCGCGATCCGTATTCAGGATGCCATCGAATCGCTGGAGGACTGCAGTAATATTTTAATTTATGCCGATATGGGCAGCTCAATTATCAGTGCGGAAACCGCCATCGATTTACTCGACGACGATCTGCAGGAAAAAGTTCACATGGTGGACTGCCCGATTGTGGAGGGTGCTTTCGCCGGCGTGGTGCAGGCGACCATTACCGACGACCCGGAAGAAATCATGAATGTGTCCAAATCAGCCAAAGAGCTGTGTAAATGTTAA
- a CDS encoding metallophosphoesterase encodes MKKAIVTVLGGLGLLAAYSVLVEPNRLAVRRHAVGSGQKRLRVVQLTDIHIGPFYSRRRVARLVRRVNRLSPDVVVFTGDLYDRFIRYRREDAAEPLAGLQAPLGKFAVWGNHDCTKMARWYAPVLERAGFTLLENEAVILPAGQGRTLAIGGTDDLLYGEPDVQQTARGTAGSDYRIILMHEPDGADRLKGTGVDLILSGHTHGGQIRLPLLPTVTTDLGKKYIRGFYTIDPENSTALYVSQGIGCTQIPARLGAVPEIAVFDIQIP; translated from the coding sequence ATGAAAAAAGCAATCGTGACAGTGCTGGGCGGCCTTGGCCTGCTGGCGGCCTACAGCGTACTGGTGGAACCGAACCGCCTGGCGGTCCGCAGGCATGCCGTGGGCAGCGGGCAGAAACGCCTGCGGGTGGTCCAGCTGACCGATATCCACATCGGCCCTTTTTATTCCAGGCGCAGGGTGGCCCGCCTGGTGCGCCGTGTCAACCGGCTCTCGCCCGACGTGGTGGTGTTTACCGGTGACCTGTATGACCGCTTCATCCGCTACCGGCGGGAGGACGCAGCCGAGCCTCTGGCCGGGCTTCAGGCGCCTCTGGGCAAATTTGCGGTCTGGGGCAACCACGACTGTACCAAGATGGCAAGATGGTACGCGCCGGTGCTGGAGCGGGCAGGCTTTACCCTGCTGGAAAATGAGGCCGTGATCCTGCCGGCCGGGCAGGGCCGGACTCTGGCCATCGGCGGCACCGATGATCTGCTTTACGGCGAGCCCGATGTTCAACAAACCGCCCGAGGCACAGCGGGCAGTGATTACAGAATCATTCTCATGCACGAGCCCGACGGCGCAGACCGCCTGAAAGGGACCGGGGTGGACCTGATCCTCTCCGGGCACACCCACGGCGGCCAGATCCGCCTGCCCCTGCTGCCGACCGTCACCACCGACCTCGGAAAAAAGTATATCCGCGGCTTTTACACCATCGACCCCGAAAACAGCACGGCCCTGTACGTCAGCCAGGGCATCGGCTGTACCCAGATCCCGGCCCGCCTGGGCGCTGTGCCGGAGATCGCTGTTTTTGATATTCAGATACCGTAA
- a CDS encoding amino acid ABC transporter substrate-binding protein encodes MKKKSMITLLFVALLAVAMLSGCSSSNGNDNQSAGNSANDDQTFVVGLDDSFPPMGFRDDQNNIVGFDIDLATEAAKRMGMEPKMQVVNWDTKELELDSGNIDAIWNGLSVTPEREEAMLMTKPYLKNDQVIVVKKDSGITKKADLEGKNVGLQKGSSAYDAFEADDIHTKVAAMNEYPENVSALQDLGIGRIDAVIVDSVVARYYISSENADYVILDESLSPETYAVAVKKGNTELQEKIQKAIDDMVADGTAAEISKKWFGEDIFYTGN; translated from the coding sequence ATGAAAAAGAAAAGTATGATTACCCTGCTGTTTGTTGCGCTTCTGGCCGTAGCGATGCTGTCAGGCTGCAGCAGCAGCAACGGAAACGACAACCAGTCAGCCGGAAACAGTGCCAATGACGACCAGACCTTTGTGGTCGGTCTGGACGATTCCTTCCCGCCCATGGGCTTCCGCGACGACCAGAACAACATCGTCGGCTTTGACATCGACCTGGCCACCGAAGCGGCCAAACGCATGGGTATGGAACCCAAGATGCAGGTTGTCAACTGGGATACCAAGGAGCTTGAGCTGGACAGCGGCAATATCGACGCCATCTGGAACGGCCTGTCCGTCACACCGGAACGCGAGGAAGCCATGCTCATGACCAAGCCTTACCTGAAAAACGATCAGGTGATCGTGGTCAAGAAGGATTCCGGCATCACTAAAAAAGCCGACCTCGAGGGCAAGAATGTGGGTCTCCAGAAGGGTTCTTCGGCTTACGATGCCTTTGAAGCCGACGACATCCACACCAAGGTTGCGGCCATGAACGAATACCCTGAAAATGTATCGGCCCTCCAGGACCTGGGCATTGGCCGTATCGACGCCGTCATCGTGGACTCTGTGGTCGCGCGCTACTACATCTCAAGTGAAAACGCCGATTATGTGATCTTAGACGAAAGCCTGTCACCGGAAACCTACGCGGTTGCGGTCAAGAAAGGCAACACCGAATTACAGGAAAAAATTCAGAAAGCCATCGA
- a CDS encoding sigma 54-interacting transcriptional regulator, which produces MRTQKTVTIGYEKGIHTRVAAMVVQKTTELEERFGCRLYIKRVDRALIVPCNSVLPLVGMKLKKGEQIELFGDGTRSEQAVSALAAFMDGAGVVDQDEVDNIIQKNTLTSEKIFESIHNGLIVMDGAGRITIFNAAAEEMTGIEAETAIGRLVDDLIPGFGAVELIQTGREKLGVKETVGGNWVISDKSPVVVENSTVGAVAVLQDISQIEALSWELNSVKELEGKLISILEAVYDGICLVDKDHRITYANDAFTGILKKRVSELTEQSIGILFPGEKIPNGFFDGQSGTVITNADGREFMLDVRPIAVDGAVSGNAIVARELTEITKLAAKVEELSRKTDMLEKELEKREDIGSSFEKIIGKSGVLLEALSLASKASKTDATVLIRGESGTGKELVAKAIHNASTRKDAAFVSMNCAAIPADLLEAELFGYEKGAFTGAVRMKPGKFELADGGTIFLDEIGDMDRAMQAKLLRVLQEQEVERVGGLAPVKINVRVIAATNAPLEKLMENNSFRKDLYYRLNVISVILPPLRQRKGDIPLLVEAFIDKICMRYQLPLKRITKPALQCLEDYVFPGNVRELENIIERGVTLSTGEWIGIDDLPSYVRAIGENIPGFSGVLDNNGEKIPTFAEMERDLIASALSKYKSFRKAGEALGLDHKTVSAKAKKYGLT; this is translated from the coding sequence TTGCGAACACAAAAAACCGTGACCATTGGCTACGAGAAGGGCATTCATACCCGGGTGGCCGCCATGGTGGTCCAGAAGACAACTGAGCTGGAGGAGCGTTTTGGATGCCGCCTGTATATCAAGCGGGTTGACCGCGCCCTGATCGTGCCCTGCAATTCCGTGCTGCCGTTGGTGGGCATGAAGCTGAAAAAGGGCGAGCAGATCGAGCTGTTCGGCGACGGTACCAGGAGCGAGCAGGCTGTCTCGGCGCTGGCCGCCTTTATGGATGGCGCGGGCGTCGTGGATCAGGATGAGGTGGACAACATCATCCAGAAGAATACCCTGACCAGCGAAAAAATTTTTGAGAGCATTCACAACGGCCTCATTGTCATGGACGGTGCGGGCCGGATCACCATCTTTAACGCTGCGGCCGAGGAGATGACCGGTATCGAGGCAGAGACCGCCATCGGCCGCCTGGTGGACGACCTGATCCCTGGCTTCGGCGCGGTGGAGCTCATCCAGACCGGCCGGGAAAAGCTGGGCGTGAAGGAGACCGTGGGCGGCAACTGGGTTATCAGCGACAAGAGCCCGGTGGTGGTGGAGAACAGTACCGTGGGCGCGGTAGCAGTGCTTCAGGATATCTCCCAGATCGAGGCGTTGTCCTGGGAGTTGAACAGCGTGAAGGAGCTGGAGGGCAAGCTCATCAGCATCCTGGAGGCAGTGTACGACGGCATCTGCCTGGTGGACAAGGACCACCGGATCACCTACGCCAACGACGCCTTTACCGGTATCCTGAAAAAGCGGGTGTCCGAGCTCACCGAGCAGAGCATCGGCATTTTGTTTCCTGGGGAAAAAATCCCCAATGGCTTTTTTGACGGCCAGAGCGGCACAGTCATCACCAATGCCGACGGCCGGGAATTTATGCTGGATGTGCGGCCCATCGCGGTGGACGGCGCAGTGAGCGGCAACGCCATTGTGGCCCGGGAGCTCACGGAGATTACCAAGCTGGCGGCCAAGGTGGAGGAGCTCTCCAGAAAGACGGACATGCTGGAAAAGGAGCTTGAAAAACGGGAGGACATCGGCTCCTCCTTTGAGAAGATCATCGGCAAGAGCGGGGTGCTTTTAGAAGCCCTGTCTCTGGCCTCCAAGGCGTCGAAAACTGACGCCACGGTGCTCATCCGCGGTGAGAGCGGTACCGGCAAGGAGCTGGTGGCCAAGGCCATTCACAATGCCAGCACCCGGAAGGACGCGGCCTTTGTGAGCATGAACTGTGCGGCCATTCCGGCCGACCTTCTGGAGGCTGAGCTTTTCGGCTATGAGAAGGGCGCCTTCACCGGGGCGGTGCGCATGAAGCCGGGTAAATTTGAGCTGGCCGACGGCGGCACCATTTTCCTGGACGAGATCGGGGATATGGACCGCGCCATGCAGGCCAAGCTGCTGCGGGTGCTCCAGGAGCAGGAAGTGGAGCGGGTCGGCGGCCTCGCACCTGTCAAGATCAATGTGCGGGTCATCGCGGCCACCAACGCGCCCCTTGAGAAATTAATGGAAAATAACAGCTTCCGCAAGGACCTGTATTACCGTTTGAACGTTATTTCGGTCATTTTACCGCCTTTACGACAAAGAAAAGGCGATATTCCCTTGCTTGTGGAAGCATTTATTGATAAAATATGTATGCGATACCAATTACCGCTCAAGCGTATCACAAAGCCTGCGCTTCAGTGTCTGGAGGACTATGTCTTTCCTGGAAATGTCCGCGAGCTGGAGAACATCATTGAGCGCGGGGTCACCCTGAGCACTGGCGAGTGGATCGGTATAGACGACCTGCCGTCCTACGTCCGAGCGATTGGGGAAAATATCCCCGGGTTTTCAGGCGTGCTGGACAATAACGGGGAAAAAATACCCACCTTTGCGGAAATGGAGCGGGATCTCATCGCTTCAGCCCTGTCAAAATACAAAAGCTTCAGAAAAGCCGGTGAGGCCCTGGGCCTTGACCACAAGACGGTTTCAGCCAAAGCTAAGAAATATGGGTTAACATAA
- the dhaL gene encoding dihydroxyacetone kinase subunit DhaL: protein MSEYVLDKQYFVDVVKDLIKLAEDRKDYFTELDSAIGDGDHGMNLSIGFREVDKNLDEWQQESVNGFYKKVGTALLDKVGGSSGPLYGSFFMKFGLPVKTKGPDDGVTFDEFIEMMETGVNIIKKRGKSTTGEKTMLDTLVPAVETLKSAYEGGAAPKEAMAKAVEAGKDGLESTRNIVATKGRAMRLGERAIGHLDPGAASSAEILEVFYNHMP from the coding sequence ATGAGCGAATATGTTTTAGATAAACAGTATTTTGTAGACGTCGTAAAAGATCTGATCAAGCTGGCAGAAGACCGCAAGGATTACTTTACCGAGCTGGACTCTGCCATCGGCGACGGCGACCACGGCATGAACCTGTCCATCGGCTTCAGAGAAGTGGACAAAAATCTGGACGAATGGCAGCAGGAAAGCGTTAACGGCTTTTATAAAAAAGTCGGTACCGCGCTGCTCGACAAGGTTGGCGGATCCTCTGGACCGCTGTACGGCAGCTTTTTCATGAAATTTGGCCTGCCGGTCAAGACAAAGGGCCCGGACGACGGCGTCACCTTTGACGAATTCATCGAAATGATGGAAACCGGCGTCAACATCATCAAAAAACGCGGTAAATCCACCACTGGCGAAAAAACCATGCTGGATACCTTAGTGCCCGCGGTTGAAACCTTAAAATCCGCCTATGAAGGCGGCGCAGCTCCGAAGGAAGCCATGGCGAAGGCTGTGGAAGCCGGCAAGGACGGCCTGGAATCTACCCGCAACATCGTTGCGACCAAGGGCAGAGCCATGCGTCTCGGCGAACGCGCCATCGGCCATCTGGACCCGGGCGCTGCATCCTCCGCAGAAATTCTGGAAGTATTCTACAACCATATGCCGTAA
- a CDS encoding YbhB/YbcL family Raf kinase inhibitor-like protein, which translates to MEALKLSSRDFEAGGWIPQKNSARGEDRSPSLTLEGIAPGARSLAITLDDASHPLFKNYNHWVIWNLPVQAEIPGGIPAGSIVDSLGGAVQGMAYGRHAYKGPKPPFKAIHTYTFTAYVLDCEVSLPPESHRAELLAVMEGHILQKATLSGKFQSRRRE; encoded by the coding sequence ATGGAAGCACTAAAGCTGAGCAGCAGAGATTTCGAGGCCGGAGGCTGGATTCCCCAAAAAAATTCGGCCAGAGGCGAGGACCGCTCCCCCTCCCTGACCCTGGAGGGGATCGCGCCCGGGGCCAGGTCGCTGGCCATCACCCTGGACGACGCATCCCATCCGCTGTTTAAGAACTACAACCACTGGGTCATCTGGAACCTGCCCGTGCAGGCCGAGATTCCGGGCGGCATACCAGCGGGCAGCATCGTGGACAGCCTGGGCGGCGCGGTGCAGGGCATGGCCTACGGAAGGCATGCCTACAAGGGGCCGAAGCCTCCGTTTAAAGCCATCCACACCTATACCTTTACCGCCTATGTGCTGGATTGTGAGGTCAGCCTGCCGCCGGAAAGCCACCGGGCAGAGCTGCTGGCTGTCATGGAGGGGCACATTCTGCAAAAGGCCACCCTCTCGGGGAAATTCCAGAGCCGGCGCAGGGAATAG